The Streptomyces sp. HSG2 genome has a segment encoding these proteins:
- a CDS encoding AMP-binding protein, protein MTLLDVYERLAARTPDDPAITFDRAPHIGTVLTWRDVVNQSEKIEDTLRAAGTKSGSRCAVVMVDDPNVVPTVLAVWRAGAVVVPIDSQWGHDTIRSVLTLSDVDVVIDPERNTCTENAAARGDSPPLSSDTAMISYTSGSTSDPKGVVLTHGQLRHAYEAGGRALTDLMGRRPSRFGVSMRMSGLGILGMNYLWPAVLGMSVVVLPELTLASAGRYWAGLRTHAVEVTYLVPPLPEFHSWWCRLGNGNVG, encoded by the coding sequence CGAGAGGCTCGCCGCGCGAACACCGGACGACCCCGCGATCACCTTCGACCGCGCGCCCCACATCGGCACGGTCCTGACGTGGCGAGACGTGGTGAACCAGAGCGAGAAGATCGAGGACACCCTGCGCGCCGCCGGCACCAAAAGCGGCAGCCGGTGCGCCGTGGTCATGGTCGATGACCCGAACGTGGTCCCGACGGTTCTTGCCGTGTGGCGGGCGGGGGCCGTCGTCGTGCCCATCGACAGCCAATGGGGACACGACACAATCCGCTCGGTGCTGACACTAAGCGACGTGGACGTCGTCATCGATCCCGAACGGAACACTTGTACCGAGAACGCCGCCGCTCGGGGGGACAGCCCGCCGCTGTCATCGGACACCGCGATGATTAGCTATACCTCGGGTTCCACCTCGGACCCCAAGGGCGTGGTGCTCACGCACGGCCAGCTGCGCCATGCCTACGAGGCGGGCGGCCGCGCGTTGACGGACCTGATGGGGCGTCGGCCGTCCCGGTTCGGTGTGTCGATGCGGATGTCCGGGCTCGGCATCCTCGGGATGAACTACCTGTGGCCTGCGGTCCTGGGCATGTCTGTCGTGGTCCTGCCCGAACTTACCCTTGCGTCGGCTGGCCGGTACTGGGCTGGTCTGCGCACGCACGCGGTCGAGGTCACTTACCTGGTGCCGCCCTTGCCTGAGTTCCACAGTTGGTGGTGTCGGCTAGGGAACGGAAACGTGGGTTGA